Proteins co-encoded in one Streptomyces roseochromogenus subsp. oscitans DS 12.976 genomic window:
- a CDS encoding crotonase/enoyl-CoA hydratase family protein, with translation MPVRVERKEYVTTVVLSRPEARNAVDGPAAAELAAAFREFEADDAARVAVLWGEGGTFCAGADLKAIGTERGNRVAGDGDAPMGPTRLRLSKPVIAAVAGHAVAGGLELALWCDLRVAEEDAVFGVFCRRWGVPLIDGGTVRLPRLIGTSRAMDMILTGRSVPAREAYDMGLANRVVPTGHARAEAEALAADLARFPQACLRSDRASVLDQQGLDEETALLTELRHGMGVLARSTDGAARFASGAGRHGSFTDL, from the coding sequence ATGCCGGTTCGCGTGGAGCGCAAGGAGTACGTCACCACCGTCGTCCTCTCCCGGCCGGAGGCCCGTAACGCGGTGGACGGGCCAGCGGCGGCCGAACTCGCCGCCGCCTTCCGTGAGTTCGAGGCTGATGACGCCGCCCGGGTGGCGGTGCTGTGGGGCGAGGGCGGCACGTTCTGCGCGGGGGCCGACCTGAAGGCGATCGGCACGGAACGCGGCAACCGGGTGGCCGGGGACGGCGACGCGCCGATGGGGCCGACGCGGCTGCGGCTGTCGAAGCCGGTGATCGCCGCCGTCGCCGGGCACGCGGTGGCGGGCGGCCTTGAACTGGCCCTGTGGTGCGATCTGCGGGTCGCGGAGGAGGACGCCGTGTTCGGGGTGTTCTGCCGCCGCTGGGGCGTGCCGCTGATCGACGGCGGCACGGTACGGCTGCCCCGGCTGATCGGCACCAGCCGCGCCATGGACATGATCCTCACCGGCCGGTCGGTCCCGGCCCGCGAAGCGTACGACATGGGGCTCGCCAACCGCGTGGTCCCGACGGGACACGCCCGCGCCGAGGCCGAGGCACTGGCGGCGGACCTCGCCCGCTTCCCACAGGCCTGCCTGCGCAGCGACCGCGCGTCGGTCCTCGACCAGCAGGGACTGGACGAGGAGACGGCCCTGCTCACTGAACTCCGCCACGGCATGGGCGTGTTGGCGCGGAGCACGGACGGCGCCGCCCGCTTCGCCTCGGGCGCCGGCCGGCACGGGTCCTTCACGGACCTGTGA
- a CDS encoding 2-hydroxy-3-oxopropionate reductase — protein sequence MTTIAFIGLGTMGSPMAVNLARAGYTVRGYNRTPGKATPLLEAGGAASSTVKEAVEPADVIITMLPDSPQVEQVACASDGILANARHGALWIDMSTIAPQAAGKLAEAAAEHGLRALDAPVAGGEVGAIEGILSIMVGGEAADFEEARPVFQALGRTVVHCGTHGIGQTVKAANQLIVAVNIQACAEAVVFLEKSGVDLEAALDVLNGGLAGSTVLTRKRNNFLQRDYTPSFAMALHHKDMAIATRAAREVGAVIPLGAAAAQLIASAVSRGDASLDHSAMLRTVELLSGHPRP from the coding sequence ATGACGACGATCGCGTTCATCGGCCTGGGCACCATGGGCTCCCCCATGGCCGTCAACCTCGCCAGAGCCGGATACACCGTCCGCGGCTACAACCGCACCCCCGGCAAAGCCACGCCGCTGCTGGAAGCAGGCGGCGCAGCCTCCAGCACGGTCAAGGAGGCCGTCGAGCCGGCTGATGTGATCATCACGATGCTCCCGGACTCGCCGCAGGTCGAGCAGGTCGCCTGCGCCTCCGACGGCATCCTCGCCAACGCCCGGCACGGCGCGTTGTGGATCGACATGTCCACCATCGCGCCCCAGGCTGCCGGCAAGCTCGCCGAGGCAGCTGCCGAGCACGGACTGCGCGCCCTGGACGCCCCCGTCGCAGGCGGCGAGGTCGGAGCGATCGAGGGCATTTTGTCGATCATGGTCGGCGGCGAGGCGGCCGACTTCGAGGAAGCCCGTCCTGTCTTCCAGGCCCTTGGCCGGACCGTCGTTCACTGCGGCACCCACGGCATAGGCCAGACCGTGAAAGCCGCCAACCAGCTGATCGTCGCTGTCAATATCCAAGCCTGCGCCGAGGCCGTCGTGTTCCTGGAGAAATCCGGCGTCGACCTGGAAGCAGCCCTCGACGTGCTGAACGGCGGCCTTGCCGGCTCGACCGTCCTGACCCGCAAAAGGAACAACTTCCTCCAGCGGGACTACACCCCCAGCTTCGCCATGGCCCTGCATCACAAGGACATGGCCATCGCCACACGCGCCGCACGGGAAGTCGGAGCCGTCATCCCCCTGGGCGCCGCGGCCGCACAGCTGATCGCCTCCGCTGTCTCCCGCGGAGACGCCAGCCTCGACCACTCTGCCATGCTCCGCACGGTGGAACTCCTCAGCGGCCACCCCCGGCCGTAG
- a CDS encoding NAD(P)/FAD-dependent oxidoreductase has protein sequence MNRTLVIVGHGMVGHRLAEEVLALDEDGQWRIVILAEENDPAYDRVGLSGYLDGKSKAHLTLAGRDFLNHPRVDVRLGCSATGGVPADRTIRTADGETLAYDALVLATGSRPFVPPVPGHDLPGCFVYRTFDDLDAIRAAARPGRDGLVVGGGLLGLEAANALRLLGMRPHVVETGPHLMPAQLDAGAAEVLHQHVTGLGVAVHCGTAIAGIAPHTDRTIRSATLANGTVVETPLVVFAAGVRPRDELAPALGLERADRGGILTDGYCRTSEERIWAVGECAALQGRSYGLAAPGYRMAGSIARQLLGQETEPLGDIDTSTTLKLLGVSVATFGTTRHEGAMAAVFAEDTRYAKALLHPDTGALLGGILAGETGSRSALQPFIGQPPPADLEQLLLPT, from the coding sequence GTGAACCGCACCCTGGTGATCGTCGGGCACGGCATGGTCGGGCACAGGCTGGCGGAGGAAGTGCTGGCGCTCGACGAAGACGGACAGTGGCGCATCGTCATCCTCGCGGAGGAGAACGATCCGGCGTACGACCGCGTCGGGCTGTCGGGCTATCTGGACGGCAAGAGCAAGGCGCACCTCACCCTCGCGGGAAGGGACTTCCTGAACCATCCCCGCGTTGATGTGCGGCTGGGCTGTTCCGCCACAGGCGGCGTCCCGGCCGACAGGACCATCCGGACCGCCGACGGCGAGACACTGGCGTACGACGCGCTCGTACTGGCCACCGGCTCACGCCCGTTCGTGCCGCCTGTGCCCGGCCACGATCTTCCCGGCTGCTTCGTGTACCGCACCTTCGACGACCTGGACGCCATTCGTGCCGCCGCCCGGCCCGGCAGAGACGGCCTCGTGGTCGGCGGGGGCCTCCTGGGCCTGGAAGCCGCCAACGCTCTCAGGCTGCTGGGCATGCGCCCCCACGTCGTGGAGACCGGCCCCCACCTGATGCCCGCACAGCTCGACGCCGGGGCAGCCGAGGTGCTGCACCAGCACGTCACCGGACTCGGCGTCGCGGTGCACTGCGGCACCGCCATCGCCGGCATCGCCCCGCACACCGACCGAACCATACGGTCCGCCACCCTGGCCAACGGCACGGTCGTCGAAACCCCGTTGGTCGTTTTCGCCGCCGGGGTAAGGCCCCGCGACGAACTCGCCCCCGCACTCGGGCTGGAGCGTGCAGACCGGGGCGGCATCCTCACCGACGGCTACTGCCGCACCAGCGAGGAGCGCATATGGGCCGTCGGCGAGTGCGCCGCCCTGCAGGGGCGCAGCTACGGCTTGGCCGCCCCCGGTTACCGCATGGCCGGCAGCATCGCCCGCCAGCTCCTCGGCCAGGAGACCGAGCCGCTGGGGGACATCGACACCTCCACCACGCTGAAACTCCTCGGCGTCAGCGTCGCCACCTTCGGCACCACCCGCCACGAGGGTGCCATGGCGGCGGTGTTCGCCGAGGACACCCGCTACGCCAAGGCTCTCCTGCATCCCGACACCGGCGCGCTGCTCGGCGGAATCCTCGCCGGTGAAACCGGCTCCCGCAGCGCGCTCCAGCCGTTCATCGGACAGCCGCCGCCCGCCGACCTCGAACAACTGCTCCTCCCCACCTAG
- a CDS encoding (2Fe-2S)-binding protein gives MTALLDPGALACEAGVIPIRTAEDCAGLTPTRALVWGGGALAVEVASALAARGIRTSLVCTQPNPLHDLLGDTASGMLTAHLEQAGITVLGSASPLRYSDGRLSLADGSALSTDVLLLARDTTGPGEPLRLRSAVVDVACLGEPDAAEGPGVRQITLTDPGRNRYARLAVRDDKIVAAVLVGLPQAIATLGLLHRRGQYLPADRLGLLLDLPARPASTDTGSGQLEDTVICLCNNVSRRTLAAAWQAGARTQTALATATRAATGCGGCGPTVQELCGIWAAEPKEGSAA, from the coding sequence GTGACCGCCCTCCTTGATCCCGGCGCTCTCGCGTGCGAGGCAGGGGTCATCCCCATCCGCACCGCGGAAGACTGCGCCGGCCTCACGCCCACCCGGGCCCTGGTGTGGGGAGGCGGCGCTCTGGCCGTCGAGGTGGCGAGCGCCCTCGCCGCACGGGGCATCCGTACCAGCCTGGTCTGTACACAGCCGAACCCCCTGCACGATCTGCTGGGAGACACAGCGAGCGGCATGCTGACCGCGCACCTGGAACAGGCGGGCATCACCGTGCTCGGCTCGGCGAGCCCCCTCCGATACAGCGATGGCCGCCTGTCCCTGGCGGACGGCAGCGCCCTGTCGACCGACGTGCTCCTCCTCGCCCGCGACACCACCGGGCCCGGTGAGCCGCTACGGCTGCGCAGCGCAGTAGTGGACGTCGCCTGCCTGGGCGAGCCCGATGCGGCCGAAGGCCCTGGTGTCCGGCAGATCACTCTCACCGACCCCGGCCGAAACCGCTACGCCCGGCTCGCCGTCCGCGACGACAAGATCGTGGCCGCCGTACTCGTGGGGCTCCCGCAGGCCATCGCCACGCTCGGGCTGCTGCACCGGCGTGGCCAGTACCTGCCCGCGGACCGGCTCGGGCTGCTGCTCGACCTGCCGGCACGCCCCGCCTCCACCGACACCGGTTCCGGGCAGCTGGAGGACACGGTGATCTGCTTGTGCAACAACGTGTCCCGCCGCACCCTCGCCGCCGCCTGGCAGGCCGGAGCGCGCACACAGACCGCACTGGCGACCGCGACGCGGGCCGCCACCGGCTGCGGCGGCTGTGGCCCCACCGTTCAGGAACTGTGTGGCATCTGGGCCGCCGAACCGAAGGAGGGGAGCGCGGCGTGA